One region of Papaver somniferum cultivar HN1 unplaced genomic scaffold, ASM357369v1 unplaced-scaffold_131, whole genome shotgun sequence genomic DNA includes:
- the LOC113332512 gene encoding ankyrin repeat, PH and SEC7 domain containing protein secG-like, producing the protein MEFVPAATEIFLNSAHVGELKKLKKFAEALDHVVGDGIPAIVKNTKDDEGKRAIHYAASGGRVNILKYLIEEIRVHIDVKDGSGQTPLSWAAIEGHLAAVEYLLEKGANPEIPDDSNCTPLHHVAMKGHKDIIRMLLSKDINVDVTNGFTSPLKYAATFGEHDAVKILLDHGANPNLVYDDSTPLLASIHAQSLQCAKHLLKAGADPNFAAEGLTALLFAAELGETQFFKLLVEAGADPNVTTLHGLKPIEVAAVKGNRRGVEILLPVTSRIPSYVDWSTDGIMKHANSKKFAKKMIHKTKENFLEAKSKGTSAFHRKDYLLAVKWYSEALVLKPGDAAVLSNRSMCYVYLNKGDLAFEDATQCVLARPDWPKAFYRAGVALKLLNRLDDAADAFYDGLKLDPKNKELEDAFREVTLDRLKAISVPL; encoded by the exons ATGGAGTTTGTTCCAGCTGCAA CTGAGATATTTCTCAATTCTGCTCATGTTGGGGAACTCAAaaaactcaaaa AGTTTGCAGAAGCACTAGATCATGTGGTTGGAGATGGAATACCAGCGATTGTTAAGAATACTAAGGATGATGAGGGTAAACGTGCTATTCATTATGCTGCTTCCGGAGGGAGAGTGAATATTCTCAAGTACTTGATTGAAGAGATTAGAGTTCATATCGATGTTAAAGATGGATCAG GTCAAACTCCGCTATCCTGGGCAGCCATAGAAGGGCACTTGGCTGCTGTGGAATATCTTCTTGAAAAGGGTGCCAATCCTGAAATACCAGATGATTCAAATTGTACTCCTTTGCATCATGTCGCTATGAAAG GACATAAAGATATCATACGCATGTTACTTTCAAAAGATATTAATGTGGATGTTACGAATGGTTTTACCTCACCGCTAAAATATGCTGCCACTTTTGGCGAACACGATGCTGTTAAAATTCTTCTGGATCATGGTGCCAAT CCTAATTTGGTCTATGATGATTCTACTCCACTTCTGGCATCTATCCATGCCCAATCTTTGCAATGCGCGAAGCATTTACTGAAG GCAGGTGCTGACCCAAATTTTGCAGCAGAAGGATTGACAGCTCTGCTATTTGCAGCTGAACTGGGGGAAACACAATTCTTCAAGCTACTGGTTGAAGCTGGTGCAGATCCAAATGTTACAACCCTA CATGGACTGAAGCCAATAGAAGTCGCAGCTGTTAAAGGTAATCGTAGAGGTGTTGAGATTCTTCTTCCGGTGACTTCTCGCATTCCATCATATGTTGACTGGAGCACAGATGGAATAATGAAGCATGCGAATTCTAAAAAGTTCGCAAAAAAG ATGATTCATAAAACAAAGGAGAACTTTCTTGAGGCAAAATCAAAGGGCACAAGTGCATTCCATAGGAAGGATTACTTGCTTGCAGTGAAATGGTACTCGGAG GCCCTCGTCCTGAAGCCTGGCGATGCAGCTGTACTGTCCAACAGGAGTATGTGCTATGTGTATTTGAACAAAGGAGATCTTGCTTTTGAAGATGCTACTCAATGCGTCTTAGCAAGACCAGACTGGCCTAAGGCTTTTTATAGGGCAGGCGTAGCACTCAAACTGCTGAAT AGGCTTGATGATGCAGCTGATGCTTTTTACGATGGTTTGAAACTGGATCCTAAAAATAAAGAGCTTGAAGATGCATTCAG GGAGGTGACTTTAGACAGGTTGAAGGCCATCAGTGTCCCACTTTAG